The Styela clava chromosome 10, kaStyClav1.hap1.2, whole genome shotgun sequence genome window below encodes:
- the LOC120337858 gene encoding ubiquitin carboxyl-terminal hydrolase MINDY-2-like, giving the protein MEEKTFTDQSNGETVVKRVFEDADNRSSEPTTSEHTQQVTVEADAITDENNDVNRSSTAEQVTAETDAIDNMNSSSIAAKKDDMQSLYHVKWISWRNERTPIVTQNENGPCPLLAIFNVLLLSRKVTLGSDVEIMTSNQITAHVADVIWENMPRELPDEERLNYEQNVSDAMSVFPNLQTGLDVNVKFSTVASFEYTPELTVFDLLRIPLYHGWLVDPQDSRACDIIGNNSYNQIVEKIVNCLSSENETTVEKGLIAQQFLESSASQITCHGIVSLCEQMNSGDLAVLFRNNHFSTLYRHKDELFTLITDFGFLQESNVVWETLSGVHGDSNFVDGNFLNSPPKTETSNSPQNTDYDLQIALSMQQDMPETASAPQKSDYEIALQLHNEELRAQQQSPSGSAHAVQPRPQTAQVSPSRGTDHRPARPTSAPHSTHVNENSNNKNCIIL; this is encoded by the exons atGGAGGAAAAAACATTTACTGATCAAAGTAATGGAGAGACTGTTGTTAAACGAGTTTTTGAAGATGCCGATAATAGAAGCTCAGAGCCAACAACTAGCGAACACACGCAACAAGTTACTGTTGAAGCAGATGCTATCACCGATGAAAATAATGATGTAAATCGTAGTTCAACAGCTGAACAAGTTACTGCTGAAACAGACGCTATCGATAATATGAATAGTAGTTCGATTGCAGCTAAAAAAGATGATATGCAAAGTCTGTATCATGTAAAATGGATTAGTTGGAGAAATGAAAGAACTCCCATTGTGACACAGAATGAGAATGGACCTTGTCCTTTACTTGCAATATTTAACGTACTATTGTTATCAAGAAag GTAACACTTGGAAGCGATGTCGAAATCATGACTTCTAACCAAATAACTGCGCATGTTG CTGATGTGATATGGGAAAATATGCCAAGAGAATTACCAGATGAAGAACGATTAAATTATGAGCAGAATGTCTCAGATGCAATGTCTGTATTTCCAAATCTTCAAACAGGATTAGACGTTAATGTGAAATTTTCAACTGTTGCATCATTTGAATATACACCTGAATTAACTGTTTTTGATCTATTGCGAATACCATTATATCATGGATGGCTAGTTGATCCCCAG GATTCTCGAGCATGTGATATTATAGGGAACAACAGCTACAACCAAATAGttgaaaaaattgtgaattgtttATCAAGCGAAAATGAAACTACAGTTGAAAAAG GTTTGATTGCACAGCAATTCCTTGAGTCTTCTGCTTCTCAAATTACCTGCCACGGCATTGTATCTCTCTGTGAACAAATGAATTCCGGAGATCTTGCAGTTCTATTTCGGAACAATCATTTTTCTACATTATACAGACACAAG gaCGAACTATTTACTCTAATTACTGATTTTGGATTTTTGCAAGAATCCAATGTTGTTTGGGAAACTTTATCTGGTGTCCACGGTGACTCAAATTTTGTAGATGGCAACTTCTTAAATTCTCCACCTAAAACTGAAACTTCAAACAGTCCGCAAAATACAGATTAT GATTTGCAGATTGCTTTGAGTATGCAACAAGACATGCCAGAAACTGCTTCAGCTCCACAAAAATCAGA ttACGAAATCGCATTGCAACTACATAATGAAGAGCTGAGGGCACAGCAGCAAAGTCCATCTGGTTCTGCTCATGCAGTTCAGCCGAGACCTCAGACGGCCCAAGTATCACCCAGTAGGGGCACTGACCATCGACCAGCTCGTCCTACGAGTGCACCGCACTCCACACATGTCAATGAAAACTCTAATAATAAGAATTGCATCATTTTATAG
- the LOC120347876 gene encoding uncharacterized protein LOC120347876 has protein sequence MIQRLLEIKNSLIDMANPDITLTDLQWRQTHQLEELLREPYLVTKRLQAQDLTPGSFYKEWKNLIYKLSQSSSIIADAIKASMLRREKCLLDNPVLLAAIYIDPMYRVTLSEEQLNRGKAALCDIAVRMHRGSRATQFEDQSLCASGPLRNSSDSGSECEIDFEKHLDIEAKRRRTEKESRNSNSDLSPLSKFKRDFFYALNDVEKIDRSYKLDILKAIPEYPEIVQNVAYMVTALPPTQVSVERLFSALRIIRSDLRASMKEDLVEAILFLRTNSF, from the coding sequence ATGATTCAGCGGCTCttagaaataaaaaacagtttaatTGACATGGCCAATCCAGACATAACCTTGACTGATTTGCAATGGCGACAGACACATCAATTAGAAGAATTACTTCGGGAGCCCTATTTAGTCACCAAAAGGTTACAGGCACAAGATTTGACACCAGGGTCTTTTTATAAAGAGTGGAAAAACCTCATTTATAAACTTTCACAATCCAGTAGCATCATTGCAGATGCTATAAAAGCATCTATGCTGCGCAGAGAAAAATGTCTCCTCGATAACCCTGTATTATTAGCGGCTATTTATATTGATCCTATGTACAGGGTTACCCTAAGTGAAGAACAGCTCAATAGAGGAAAGGCAGCGCTATGTGATATAGCTGTCCGAATGCACCGTGGATCACGAGCTACACAATTTGAAGACCAATCACTCTGTGCTAGTGGGCCTTTAAGGAACTCCTCTGATTCTGGTTCCGAATGCGAAATAGATTTTGAAAAACACCTTGACATTGAAGCCAAACGTCGTCGAACAGAGAAAGAAAGTAGAAACTCAAATTCAGATCTATCACCGCTTTCCAAATTCAAAAGAGACTTCTTTTATGCTTTAAATGATGTAGAAAAAATAGATCGCTCATATAAGTTGGATATTCTAAAAGCCATCCCAGAATATCCAGAAATAGTTCAAAATGTGGCATATATGGTGACAGCATTGCCTCCAACCCAAGTTAGTGTGGAAAGATTGTTTTCGGCCTTGCGCATAATTCGTTCGGACCTGCGAGCCTCAATGAAAGAAGATTTAGTAGAAGCGATACTGTTCTTAAgaacaaattcattttaa